A genome region from Colwellia sp. Arc7-D includes the following:
- a CDS encoding BlaI/MecI/CopY family transcriptional regulator: protein MSNSVPEISDAEFSVLDVLWQHNPASANDIIAKLNETKPWHEKTVKTLLNRLVKKQAISYQKQQRSYLYSPLIERESYLVKQSKTLVDKLFRGHLSPLVTGFAQQSRLKKDDIDALKSIIADWEKEQKHD, encoded by the coding sequence ATGTCAAACTCAGTTCCAGAAATTAGTGATGCCGAATTTTCAGTATTAGATGTACTTTGGCAGCACAATCCAGCAAGTGCAAATGACATTATTGCCAAGCTAAATGAAACCAAGCCATGGCATGAAAAAACCGTAAAAACACTGCTCAATCGTTTAGTCAAAAAACAAGCCATTAGCTATCAAAAGCAACAACGTAGCTATTTATATTCTCCGTTAATTGAACGTGAAAGCTACCTAGTAAAACAAAGTAAAACCTTGGTTGATAAACTATTTCGGGGTCACCTTTCTCCGCTTGTCACTGGTTTCGCTCAGCAAAGTCGATTAAAAAAAGACGATATCGATGCGCTTAAAAGTATTATTGCCGATTGGGAAAAGGAGCAGAAACATGATTAA
- a CDS encoding zinc-binding dehydrogenase — protein MPNTDILPEITSSNTMRAIVLAEANAQIRLENIELNVPECSDNELLIKVEYVGLNPLDAQYAKTGFCHWQYPHVLGLDAVGIVINAPKGIYPNIGARVMWHASMGDHGVLSEYAKVPNYAVSVVPDSIKPEHAATLPCAGMTALISLDKLQITEGDTLLIEAGAGAVGQFAIQFAKQRGADVFTTAAKCNHKLVKSLGADVVFDYKDKNLCQKIRRELGPQGFDAVLDSVGGETTVRNIELMRFCGRIACLKPLPTFEDELLFRKAPNISIVSLAGAWLANSLCAQQRMSFMSNLLLESVANDELKVPEINLIKFNAEHISTALKTQLAGGFTGKQVVKVSID, from the coding sequence ATGCCAAATACTGATATTTTACCCGAAATCACTTCCTCTAATACTATGCGGGCCATTGTTTTAGCCGAAGCAAACGCACAAATTCGATTAGAAAACATTGAGCTTAATGTACCTGAATGTAGTGATAACGAACTGTTAATAAAAGTGGAGTATGTTGGTCTTAACCCTTTAGATGCACAATACGCAAAAACTGGGTTTTGTCATTGGCAATACCCACATGTGCTTGGTTTAGATGCGGTTGGCATTGTAATTAACGCGCCAAAGGGTATTTACCCGAATATTGGTGCACGTGTTATGTGGCATGCCAGCATGGGCGATCATGGCGTACTAAGCGAGTACGCTAAAGTGCCAAACTATGCAGTATCGGTAGTGCCTGACAGCATAAAACCTGAACACGCGGCAACACTGCCTTGTGCTGGAATGACCGCATTAATATCACTCGACAAGTTACAAATTACAGAAGGTGATACTTTACTCATTGAAGCAGGTGCCGGTGCAGTTGGCCAATTTGCCATTCAATTCGCTAAGCAGCGAGGTGCTGATGTATTTACCACAGCAGCGAAGTGTAATCATAAGTTAGTAAAATCGTTAGGTGCTGACGTGGTTTTTGATTATAAAGATAAAAATCTTTGTCAGAAAATTCGTCGAGAGTTAGGTCCGCAAGGTTTTGACGCCGTATTAGATTCTGTTGGCGGTGAGACTACGGTTCGTAATATCGAATTAATGCGCTTTTGTGGCCGTATTGCTTGTTTAAAACCTTTGCCTACTTTTGAAGATGAATTACTGTTTAGAAAAGCACCTAATATAAGTATTGTATCACTTGCTGGTGCTTGGTTAGCCAATAGCTTATGCGCACAACAACGCATGAGTTTTATGAGTAATTTACTGCTTGAAAGTGTAGCTAACGATGAGTTAAAAGTACCGGAAATTAATCTCATCAAATTTAATGCAGAGCATATTTCTACAGCGCTGAAAACTCAATTAGCAGGTGGTTTCACTGGCAAACAAGTGGTAAAAGTCAGCATAGACTAA
- a CDS encoding TolC family protein: protein MTKLRKMRPVKGFTVSAILAVVFLSGCANKIDIADEQSQVSKLITKANIASELSGENEINWWQKLDSTQLNQLVVDSLANNYDLKTSQLTLKSALARLGEQKAQYLPQGGVAIGATRSDVVSTFDRQSSASLALDWQLDLFGRITALVDAANASTMSQAEQVRLLQIEVVSSVVKGFVSYQGNVEKQNIIALQIDALTQGIDVLQARVDEGVANELDLNRTMAQLRQQQALIPAIQYAKYRDLSTLAVLTGRLVQDVVLADEQAILAHEFNVTLSEPNNAIALRPDISRALYDFSQAHSLSVSASKALLPDISLSAFSGILSIDSTGLSNTQQQWQIAPTLQWSILSYPALLAQRDAQQFLSEAAYSDYQQVVLKALSESELALQLLVNQDQQKRFADQRYSFANKAFLQANAMYEEGQIPYLELLDARQDVLIAQENAVDLTISALLAKVNAYQSFNGQWSYAISNNNM from the coding sequence ATGACTAAATTAAGAAAAATGAGACCTGTAAAAGGTTTTACGGTCAGTGCAATTTTAGCCGTTGTGTTTTTATCAGGCTGTGCCAACAAAATTGACATTGCTGATGAGCAAAGCCAAGTGAGTAAGTTAATCACTAAAGCCAATATTGCTAGCGAGTTAAGCGGTGAAAATGAAATTAATTGGTGGCAAAAGCTTGATTCAACACAGTTGAACCAGCTTGTAGTCGACTCTTTAGCAAATAACTACGATTTAAAAACTAGCCAATTAACACTTAAAAGTGCCTTAGCACGATTAGGTGAACAAAAAGCGCAATACTTACCGCAAGGTGGTGTTGCTATAGGAGCTACACGCAGCGATGTGGTTTCTACTTTTGATCGTCAATCAAGTGCTAGTTTAGCGCTTGATTGGCAGTTAGATTTATTTGGACGAATTACTGCGTTGGTTGATGCTGCAAATGCATCAACCATGAGCCAAGCTGAACAAGTACGTTTATTACAAATTGAAGTGGTTTCGTCTGTAGTAAAAGGCTTTGTGAGTTATCAAGGTAATGTTGAAAAACAAAACATAATTGCCTTGCAAATTGATGCGCTAACGCAAGGCATTGATGTACTTCAAGCACGGGTGGATGAAGGCGTTGCGAACGAGCTTGATTTAAACCGAACTATGGCTCAATTGCGACAACAACAAGCCTTAATACCCGCGATTCAATACGCTAAATATCGCGATTTATCGACCTTAGCTGTATTAACTGGTCGCTTAGTGCAAGATGTAGTTTTAGCTGATGAGCAAGCGATTTTAGCCCATGAGTTTAACGTAACACTTAGCGAACCAAATAATGCTATAGCCCTTAGACCCGACATTAGCCGTGCTCTTTATGATTTTAGCCAAGCTCACAGCTTAAGTGTGTCAGCAAGTAAAGCATTGCTACCCGACATCAGTTTAAGTGCTTTTAGTGGGATATTAAGTATTGATAGTACAGGCCTGAGCAATACACAACAGCAATGGCAAATAGCGCCAACACTACAGTGGTCAATACTCAGTTATCCTGCGCTTTTAGCTCAGCGTGACGCACAGCAGTTTTTAAGTGAAGCCGCATATAGCGATTACCAACAAGTGGTGTTAAAGGCGCTTAGTGAAAGTGAACTTGCATTACAATTATTGGTAAATCAAGACCAGCAAAAGCGCTTTGCCGATCAGCGATATAGCTTTGCTAATAAAGCATTTTTACAAGCAAATGCCATGTATGAAGAAGGTCAAATACCTTACTTAGAGTTGTTAGATGCGCGTCAGGATGTTTTAATAGCTCAAGAAAATGCTGTTGATTTAACCATTTCAGCCTTGCTTGCTAAAGTGAATGCCTACCAGTCATTTAATGGGCAATGGAGCTATGCAATTAGCAACAATAATATGTAG
- a CDS encoding efflux RND transporter periplasmic adaptor subunit yields MSKKIFIAASVISISLVLAACSEEPMQKTASQPLQPIDVAEVLVEPVQNWHVYTSRLESPEEVALMPRVSGVIDRIAFKEGDNVKQGDLLFQLDDRPFAAVVASLEAQILSANAALDQAQSEAKRAVRLTERKAISTEQAQARTSTLHQREAQLAALQAQLTSAELDLEFTAIRSPINGVISRANITRGNNVLAGQSILTSIVSNNEMYAYFDIDERTWNSSFADVTADSKQQVVMQKVGQKNFRHEGHINFIDNRINSSTGTLRVRAIFEGQHNEVNDQLRAGSFARIKLAANEITKQILIPERAIGTDLKNRFVLTVGENNILEYKLVEIGERYGKLRAITSGLNKGDIIAVNGPARVGPGMPINPTTVTIDTTDIAFTLSSIDDVSLVAKY; encoded by the coding sequence ATGAGCAAAAAAATATTTATTGCCGCAAGCGTTATTTCCATCAGTTTAGTTTTAGCAGCATGCTCTGAAGAACCAATGCAAAAAACAGCATCACAACCACTACAGCCTATCGATGTAGCTGAAGTATTAGTTGAGCCAGTACAAAATTGGCATGTTTACACGAGTCGTTTAGAGTCTCCTGAAGAAGTAGCATTAATGCCGCGCGTTTCAGGTGTTATTGACCGTATTGCTTTTAAAGAAGGCGATAATGTAAAGCAAGGTGACTTATTATTTCAACTTGACGATCGTCCTTTTGCTGCTGTAGTTGCTAGTTTAGAAGCTCAAATTCTTAGTGCAAATGCAGCCTTAGATCAAGCGCAAAGTGAAGCTAAACGTGCAGTACGATTAACCGAACGAAAAGCTATTTCAACTGAACAAGCACAAGCTAGAACTTCAACTTTACATCAACGTGAAGCTCAGTTGGCGGCACTACAAGCACAGTTAACTTCAGCTGAACTTGATTTAGAGTTTACTGCTATTCGATCACCAATTAATGGGGTTATTTCACGTGCAAATATCACCCGTGGTAACAACGTGCTTGCAGGACAAAGCATATTAACGTCAATCGTTTCAAATAATGAAATGTATGCCTATTTTGATATCGATGAACGCACTTGGAATAGTTCATTTGCTGATGTTACAGCTGATAGTAAGCAACAAGTCGTTATGCAAAAAGTAGGACAGAAAAACTTCAGACATGAAGGCCACATCAACTTTATTGATAATCGTATTAATTCCTCAACAGGTACTTTACGTGTGCGCGCTATTTTTGAAGGTCAACATAATGAAGTTAATGACCAATTACGAGCTGGCTCATTTGCGCGAATTAAACTTGCGGCTAACGAGATTACGAAACAAATTCTTATTCCTGAACGTGCTATTGGTACAGACTTAAAAAATCGCTTTGTACTTACCGTTGGTGAAAACAACATTTTAGAGTACAAGCTAGTTGAAATAGGTGAACGATATGGAAAGTTGCGCGCTATTACTTCAGGTTTAAACAAAGGCGACATTATCGCTGTTAACGGCCCTGCTCGTGTTGGTCCTGGCATGCCTATTAACCCAACAACTGTCACTATTGATACAACCGATATCGCATTTACTTTGTCATCAATTGACGATGTAAGCCTTGTAGCTAAATACTAA
- a CDS encoding LysR family transcriptional regulator — protein MDTTSRLLMLLDVVELGSFASAADHRNIDRSVISKQISRLEDDLGVRLLNRTTRSFSLTAAGAEMIKKSRELRDLLGQTVRLAENYHQEPQGVLKITSSTIIAKRYLQPVINDFQKRFPQVEVELRLEDRVMDIVAEGFDLAFRVGEPKDSTLIARKIARNRLVILASPEFINTYGMPKNIDELALLPAATYNSNSLRVTSINYIDKNGQTREKTIKSVFRANDGEVLLLKALSGTAFVVLPAFILEQEAIDGKLVPLLPDIKLSDFSAMYAIYPHRDLPVRTRLFFDAVREHIGKDIPIWENKIPNFDQIYQG, from the coding sequence ATGGATACAACCAGCCGGTTATTGATGTTACTTGATGTCGTTGAACTGGGGTCGTTCGCAAGTGCAGCAGATCACAGAAACATTGACCGTTCTGTTATTTCGAAGCAAATTAGTCGATTAGAAGATGACTTAGGTGTGCGGTTGTTAAATAGAACAACACGCTCTTTTTCATTAACAGCAGCTGGCGCAGAAATGATCAAAAAATCTCGTGAACTGCGAGACTTGTTAGGGCAAACCGTAAGATTAGCTGAAAATTATCATCAAGAGCCGCAAGGGGTCTTAAAAATAACCTCGTCTACCATTATTGCTAAGCGTTACTTACAGCCGGTGATCAATGACTTTCAAAAACGTTTTCCGCAGGTTGAAGTTGAGTTACGTTTAGAAGATCGTGTTATGGATATTGTAGCCGAAGGTTTTGATTTGGCCTTTCGTGTCGGCGAGCCGAAAGACTCAACGTTAATTGCTAGAAAAATTGCCCGTAATAGGCTTGTTATATTGGCCTCTCCTGAGTTTATTAATACTTATGGTATGCCTAAAAATATTGATGAACTCGCACTTTTGCCAGCGGCAACATATAACAGTAATTCTTTAAGAGTTACCAGTATTAACTATATAGATAAAAACGGTCAGACCAGAGAAAAAACCATAAAAAGTGTTTTTCGTGCTAATGACGGCGAGGTTTTATTATTAAAAGCACTTTCAGGCACCGCCTTTGTGGTGTTGCCCGCGTTCATTTTAGAACAGGAGGCTATTGACGGAAAGTTAGTGCCACTGCTACCTGATATAAAATTATCTGATTTCAGTGCCATGTATGCTATTTATCCACATAGAGATCTGCCGGTAAGAACACGGTTATTTTTTGACGCCGTTCGAGAGCACATCGGTAAAGATATACCCATTTGGGAAAATAAAATTCCAAATTTTGACCAGATATACCAAGGTTAA
- a CDS encoding acylase encodes MWGGEHTYIGAPEPVTPTPITPPAVVTPVPSFDDDGVLTANIRWTDYGVPHIKADNLESMSYGVGYAFAKDNICILADQILKYNSQRAKYYGPDIVPASGDSAHLINDFGFLTMGIRAHAEQNINSLSANSQALLSGYAQGYNKYLADTGVANIDASCANMPWIQPITNIDMLTYSLGIALLPGAANFLGPMFLAAPPGESFAPYPQSVGVDSYVVNSKPVITLPEKNPSDLGSNGWGLGKDKTENGKGMVLANPHFPHTGNLRFWQFHITIPDHLNVMGGSLTGVPGVVNIGFNENVAWTHTFSSAEHFVIYQLTLNPGDPAQMSQVIDGTNRLITAKEIVIDVAVAPGQTIKLAKMTYATHHGPMVVVPGNFEWGPGGNAFAIKDANLGNVDIIDHWLAMNLAGNIDEFKQAFKDFDGVIFNNTMSADSEGNVFYIDDSTVPHLTATAINEMTTNPLLVGAKQAAGFTILPGFLSAFDFDRAVPYENAPKYSGTDYVQNSNDSFWLTNLDSPITGVSPLYGPVDNQQSLRSRMAHKLLADSAGSDGLFNPVEVEQALLNNRNYLAENILTELLAICQAQGSTAVSVGSESVDISAGCAALALWDGSMNKESSSAHLFREFAFQFSKNPQWRNNFTTDNVTSTPSGLASNNTTLEQFAQAILNVESAGLALDATLGTVQFVERSLPDGSASGVKIPWAGAHNIEGGFNVFSTRTGNDGSLVPRHVYPAQNSDSILSAEGKGYHINYGSSWMTVVNFTDEGPVARGLLSYSQSSEYGSDHNLDQSLLYSQQPQLRPLRFTEADIEANKVTEMTISSAPQ; translated from the coding sequence ATGTGGGGGGGCGAACATACCTATATTGGTGCGCCAGAGCCTGTAACCCCAACACCCATTACACCACCAGCAGTTGTAACACCCGTACCTTCATTTGATGATGACGGGGTGCTAACGGCTAATATTCGTTGGACCGATTATGGTGTGCCGCATATTAAAGCTGATAATTTAGAAAGTATGTCTTACGGTGTGGGATATGCGTTCGCAAAAGATAATATCTGCATACTGGCCGATCAAATTTTGAAGTATAACTCTCAACGCGCAAAATATTACGGTCCTGATATAGTGCCAGCCTCGGGAGACTCAGCGCATTTAATTAATGACTTTGGTTTTTTAACCATGGGCATAAGAGCGCATGCAGAACAAAATATCAATTCACTTTCAGCTAATAGCCAAGCATTACTATCGGGTTATGCACAAGGTTATAATAAGTACCTAGCGGATACTGGCGTTGCTAACATAGATGCGTCATGTGCCAATATGCCTTGGATACAACCGATAACTAATATTGATATGTTGACCTATTCACTAGGAATTGCCTTGTTACCCGGCGCAGCTAACTTTCTTGGGCCTATGTTTTTAGCCGCTCCTCCAGGAGAAAGTTTTGCACCTTATCCACAAAGTGTTGGCGTTGATAGTTATGTAGTTAACTCAAAACCAGTGATTACACTTCCTGAAAAAAATCCTAGTGATTTAGGTTCGAACGGGTGGGGATTAGGTAAAGATAAAACAGAAAACGGTAAGGGTATGGTATTAGCTAATCCACACTTTCCACATACCGGTAACTTACGTTTTTGGCAGTTTCATATAACTATCCCTGATCATTTAAACGTTATGGGTGGCTCGCTTACTGGTGTACCTGGGGTTGTAAATATTGGTTTTAATGAAAATGTTGCATGGACTCACACCTTTTCATCAGCAGAGCATTTTGTGATTTATCAGTTAACTTTAAATCCTGGTGATCCTGCTCAAATGTCACAAGTTATCGACGGAACAAATCGTTTAATAACAGCTAAAGAAATCGTTATTGATGTTGCTGTTGCGCCGGGTCAAACCATTAAACTGGCTAAAATGACTTATGCTACTCACCATGGTCCGATGGTTGTGGTGCCTGGTAATTTTGAATGGGGTCCAGGTGGTAATGCTTTTGCTATAAAAGACGCTAATTTAGGTAATGTTGATATTATCGATCATTGGTTGGCTATGAATTTAGCTGGCAATATCGATGAGTTTAAACAAGCTTTTAAAGACTTCGATGGCGTTATTTTTAATAATACTATGTCAGCTGATAGTGAAGGTAATGTTTTCTATATTGATGATTCAACCGTACCGCACTTAACCGCTACAGCAATTAATGAAATGACCACGAACCCACTTCTTGTTGGGGCTAAGCAAGCGGCAGGGTTTACCATATTACCCGGATTTTTATCTGCGTTTGATTTTGATCGAGCAGTGCCTTATGAAAATGCACCAAAATATTCAGGCACTGATTATGTTCAAAACTCAAATGACAGTTTTTGGCTAACTAACCTAGATTCGCCTATTACAGGTGTTTCACCTTTATATGGACCCGTTGACAACCAGCAATCGCTTCGCTCACGCATGGCGCATAAATTATTAGCTGATAGTGCTGGCAGTGATGGCTTATTTAACCCTGTGGAGGTTGAGCAAGCCTTACTAAATAATCGTAATTATCTTGCTGAAAATATACTGACAGAGCTTTTAGCTATATGCCAAGCACAAGGTAGCACTGCGGTTTCAGTTGGCAGTGAAAGTGTCGATATTAGTGCTGGTTGTGCCGCTCTCGCTTTGTGGGATGGCAGCATGAATAAAGAGAGCAGTTCAGCGCATTTGTTTAGAGAGTTTGCTTTTCAGTTTAGCAAAAACCCACAATGGCGTAATAATTTCACGACCGATAACGTCACTTCAACGCCTAGTGGCTTAGCAAGCAACAACACAACATTAGAGCAGTTTGCCCAAGCAATTTTGAATGTTGAGTCAGCAGGTTTAGCGCTAGATGCAACCTTAGGTACAGTACAGTTTGTTGAACGCAGCTTACCCGATGGCAGTGCTTCAGGGGTTAAAATACCTTGGGCTGGTGCGCACAATATTGAAGGCGGTTTTAATGTGTTTAGTACCCGCACAGGTAATGATGGATCTTTAGTACCTCGACACGTTTACCCTGCACAAAATAGTGACTCTATTTTAAGTGCAGAAGGTAAAGGCTATCATATTAATTACGGAAGTAGCTGGATGACAGTAGTAAACTTTACTGATGAAGGCCCTGTAGCGAGAGGTTTATTAAGTTATTCACAATCGTCAGAATATGGCAGTGACCATAACCTAGATCAAAGCTTACTATATTCACAACAACCGCAACTTAGACCATTACGTTTTACTGAAGCTGATATTGAAGCAAATAAAGTAACGGAAATGACGATTAGCTCTGCTCCACAGTAA
- a CDS encoding ABC transporter substrate-binding protein — MKKLLLLIVLFTNFVQASTAAETAQVVSPYQVIEVTGNNLFTKIANKQDALKKFPDLMRDIVEEELMPSVDYQYAAFKILGKHLKNTTKEQRVNFISAMRSYLVRTYANALMQYSNQKVLFEPEGKLKDNAKSASVDVKIIDTGKPDINITFQMRKDTQSQEWKAYDMIVEGISLISSKQAEVNRRISDLGLDQVTLELASIAS, encoded by the coding sequence ATGAAAAAGCTCTTATTACTGATTGTATTATTCACTAATTTTGTACAAGCCAGTACCGCAGCTGAGACTGCACAAGTAGTCTCTCCTTATCAAGTAATAGAAGTAACAGGTAATAATCTGTTTACGAAAATTGCCAATAAACAAGATGCTTTAAAAAAATTCCCTGATTTAATGCGAGATATCGTTGAAGAAGAATTAATGCCATCAGTTGATTACCAATATGCGGCATTTAAAATTTTAGGTAAACACTTAAAAAATACAACCAAAGAGCAACGTGTAAATTTTATTTCTGCCATGCGCTCATATTTAGTTCGTACTTACGCCAATGCTTTAATGCAATACAGCAATCAAAAAGTATTGTTTGAGCCAGAGGGTAAGTTAAAAGATAATGCAAAGTCGGCTTCTGTGGATGTTAAAATCATCGATACCGGTAAGCCAGATATTAATATCACTTTTCAAATGCGTAAAGACACTCAGTCACAAGAGTGGAAAGCTTACGATATGATAGTTGAAGGCATCTCATTAATTAGCAGTAAGCAAGCTGAAGTAAATCGTAGAATATCTGATTTAGGTTTAGATCAAGTTACTTTAGAACTTGCTTCAATCGCAAGTTAA
- a CDS encoding TetR/AcrR family transcriptional regulator: MRDSEQTRQKILEVSADEIHKKGFTATSLSCILARCEISKGALYHHFANKMELGYAVFEEVYAPAFLELWQPPVEAEDPIEGLCEFFSAISKTMSCDELVCGCPLNNLCQEMSGVDEGFRIRILAVQKQLNLLIATNLSRVSRHLQPNLDYSQVAYFIVSTYHGSSSLSKSSLNKELFDKVIKELCRYIRQLKR, encoded by the coding sequence ATGAGAGACTCAGAGCAAACTCGTCAAAAAATATTAGAAGTCAGTGCTGATGAAATCCATAAAAAGGGTTTTACTGCGACTAGTTTATCTTGTATTTTAGCGCGCTGTGAAATATCTAAAGGGGCTTTATATCATCATTTTGCTAATAAAATGGAGCTGGGCTATGCCGTTTTTGAAGAAGTTTACGCCCCTGCTTTTCTCGAACTTTGGCAACCTCCAGTAGAAGCAGAAGATCCAATAGAAGGCTTGTGTGAGTTTTTTAGCGCAATTTCAAAAACCATGAGTTGTGACGAACTAGTTTGCGGTTGCCCTTTAAATAATCTATGTCAGGAGATGTCTGGTGTAGATGAAGGTTTTCGAATTCGTATACTTGCAGTTCAAAAACAGTTGAATTTATTAATTGCGACAAACTTATCGCGTGTTAGCCGACACCTGCAACCAAATCTTGATTATAGCCAAGTAGCCTACTTCATCGTTTCTACCTATCATGGCTCTTCAAGTTTAAGTAAAAGCTCATTAAATAAAGAGCTGTTTGACAAAGTCATTAAAGAACTTTGTCGTTACATACGACAGTTAAAACGGTAG